From a region of the Cyanobacteriota bacterium genome:
- a CDS encoding photosystem reaction center subunit H, with protein sequence MFNVVRRSQMVGLMAMDGSTATRLGGVEEVWIDDRGRVVCFASSAGYTPLEQVSIVGPDAVLTYSSLVMEPPTSLRRLYRMA encoded by the coding sequence ATGTTCAACGTTGTTCGTCGGAGTCAAATGGTTGGATTAATGGCAATGGATGGCAGCACAGCTACTCGGCTTGGTGGTGTTGAAGAAGTTTGGATAGACGATCGTGGACGAGTCGTTTGCTTTGCCAGTAGCGCTGGTTATACCCCTCTAGAGCAAGTATCCATCGTGGGGCCAGATGCCGTCCTTACCTACTCTAGCCTGGTAATGGAACCGCCAACATCACTACGTCGGTTGTATCGTATGGC